A section of the Engystomops pustulosus chromosome 3, aEngPut4.maternal, whole genome shotgun sequence genome encodes:
- the LOC140122873 gene encoding 5-hydroxytryptamine receptor 3A-like — MQNVFDKKSFRPTLNYSRPTSVNISFTIYAVLGVNEKSQILTTFLWLRLFWYHEFLTWTPEKCGSVEKISLPVEDIWTPDIIVYEFIDEDKSQRTPFVYVNHTGRVRYDRMLRVVSSCNLGIFNFPFDVQNCSLTFGSYMHTVRDVRLGLALPVEQILQNSLQYLETSGEWELLRIEGGPDILKFGIDEWDIITFWVVIRRRPILYVVNLLIPSAFLMLIDILSFFLPPHSTDRASFKMTLLLGYTVFLLIMNDLLPSTANGTPLIGIYFSVCLALLVLSLLETVIITHVLHRGTLQSGSMPNWVRRFVLGFLAQIICYSDPNVHNDISSSNNHVLSPTNENASRQSPPSPCHDKNGNTDCCHEEKMQLQGQEANGEGIANGKYVFISIFSEHKEFSPPVLELLPPEALCPGAERQLALISQNLRMVREMLESRNQLRAQEEEWVQVGYILDSLLYRLYLIFLGSYAIIIISVWCVWYNI; from the exons ATGCAGAATGTGTTTGATAAGAAGTCATTTCGGCCAACCTTGAATTATAGCCGACCAACTAGTGTGAACATCTCTTTCACTATCTATGCAGTGCTTGGAGTG AATGAAAAATCTCAgatactcaccactttcctttggCTACGGCTG ttttggtATCATGAGTTTCTGACGTGGACCCCTGAAAAAtgtggatcagtggaaaaaatttCTTTGCCCGTTGAAGACATCTGGACTCCAGACATAATTGTCTATGAATT TATAGATGAGGACAAATCACAACGTACTCCCTTTGTATATGTTAATCATACTGGACGTGTTCGCTATGACAGAATGCTTAGAGTGGTCAGCTCATGTAACCTTGGTATCTTCAACTTCCCATTTGATGTTCAGAACTGCTCTTTGACCTTTGGATCATACATGCACACAG TAAGGGATGTGCGCCTAGGGTTGGCCCTTCCTGTGGAACAGATCCTTCAAAACTCTTTACAGTACCTGGAGACAAGCGGAGAGTGGGAGCTCCTTAGAATTGAAGGTGGCCCTGATATTTTGAAATTTGGCATTGATGAATGGGATATAATTACATTCTGG GTTGTGATAAGGCGTCGTCCTATACTTTATGTGGTGAATCTCCTAATTCCTAGTGCCTTCCTGATGCTGATTGACATACTGAGCTTTTTCCTTCCACCACACAGCACTGACCGTGCATCCTTCAAGATGACCTTGCTCTTGGGATACACTGTGTTTCTACTAATTATGAATGACTTACTACCAAGCACAGCCAATGGGACTCCTCTAATTG GTATTTACTTCTCAGTTTGCCTTGCACTACTTGTACTCAGTTTATTGGAGACGGTAATAATAACCCATGTGCTTCATCGAGGGACACTGCAGAGCGGCTCTATGCCAAACTGGGTCAGAAGATTTGTCCTAGGTTTTTTAGCCCAGATCATATGTTACAGTGACCCCAATGTCCATAATGATATATCCTCCTCCAATAACCATGTTTTGTCTCCAACTAATGAAAATGCATCAAGACAGTCGCCACCCAGTCCCTGCCATGACAAAAATGGCAATACAG ACTGCTGCCATGAAGAGAAGATGCAGCTGCAGGGACAAGAGGCCAATGGTGA AGGAATTGCTAAtggaaaatatgtttttatatctATTTTTTCAGAGCACAAGGAGTTTTCACCACCTGTCCTGGAGCTGCTTCCCCCAGAGGCCTTGTGTCCAGGTGCAGAGCGGCAACTCGCTCTTATCAGTCAAAACCTGCGTATGGTGAGAGAAATGTTGGAGAGTAGAAACCAGCTGCGGGCACAGGAAGAAGAGTGGGTGCAAGTTGGTTATATTCTTGACTCATTGTTGTATCGTCTATATCTGATCTTCTTAGGATCATATGCTATTATAATAATCAGTGTGTGGTGTGTTTGGTACAACATATAG